The DNA segment ATCATCGAGAAGATCAAGCAAGAGGCGTAAATTTCTTTCCCCAGGGTTGGGATAATCAAACGATGCAAGCTTACGCTCGTCGTAATTTACACTTGGCTGATTGCTATACTAAGTCTTTACCTCCTGGACCTGCTCTTGATTTTTGTCAAATTCCCCTAGCTCTGGCTTATGGTACTTTAAACGTTATGGCTCTGGGTCAGGAAAAACTGACTCGTAGTGATGTGTTGGCTCTAGTTGAGCGCGCTACTAGTGGCTTTGGCTGGAACTCTGAAGCGGTTTAGAAGGTGATAGGGGAGGGTATAGGGTCTGAAGTTAAACCTTTCCCCTTTACCCATGAAAACCCCTTTTCCCTGCTCTCCGCGCTATAAATGTTAGAATTAGCGAAAGCATTAAGTTAGTAGTTAAATTATTATGTCTAGATCTAAAACCTCTCTTAAAGCACGCTACTTGAAAGCTAGAATTAGGCTTTTTATTCGCCCTGTTTTTCTGGGTTCTCTGGGTATAATTTCTTTCTCTAGCTTCTGTATATGGGGTTTAGCTGGTTCACATCAATCAACCGCTACTAAATTAGCTCAAGTTCATGACTCGGAAGTAAGTTTAACCCCCAGAATACATCAATCCCCTCTAAATTTGGAACCACTAGCAGGAAAAAGAGCTAAGTTGAGTGATGGCTTCTATCAAAGCGTTTTTCAAGTTAATCAATTTCAACCCTCTCGAAGAAAATATCTCCCACTTATTAGTTTCAATTTTCAAGTAAATGAGATAGAACCTTCCAGAGCTCAAAATCTTTACGCTCAAGAGACAACTCCTAATCCTTCTGGATATACTTGGGGGGTAACTCCGCGTGTTTATACAACTCCACAAAGCGCTCCCGAGGATCCTACTAATCTCAATGATAATCCAGGTTATGGGTACCAGCCGAGTTTGAGTGATCCCGGTTATGGTTATCAGCCTAGTTTTAACAACCAAAATTCTGGTCAAACCCCTAATTCCACTACTTATAGTCAGCCTGGTTTTAATAATCAGGATTATCGTCAAACCCCTAATTCCAATAATTATAGTCAGCCTGGCTTCAACAACCAAAATTCCGGTCAAACCCCTAATTCAGCAGGTTATGGCTATCAGCAACCCAACTACAATAATCCCTATTAGCCAAGTCTTAACATAACTTAACGTACAATAGAAGAAAGAAAACTTTTTTAAACAGTTGGGTAAAATGAAGTCTAATTGTATCGTAGACTATGACTTAGCGATAGTGGGTGGGGGTATTGTAGGTGTTACTCTAGCCTGCGCTTTAAAAAACTCGGGTTTAAGTATAGTAATTATTGAAGCTCAACCACTAGAAGTGGCAATGACAAGACAGAGAGCTTACGCACTTTCGTTACTTTCAGAACGTATATTCTCAGAAATAGGGGTATGGGAGGGAATATTTCCCAATATAGCTAATTTTTCCCAGATTAAACTTTCTGACGCAGACTATCAAAAAACGGTTAAATTCAACACCAGTGACTTGAAAACCGAATATTTGGGTTATGTGGCAGAACATGGACAATTACTGGGTAAGTTACAAACATTTGTGGAAGATTGTGCCCAGATTCACTGGTTGTCACCGGCAAAAGTGGTGGAAGTTGAATATCAAGACTCACAAGCCAATCTAAGTATCAAAATGGGGGAAGAAATTAGGTATCTGCGTACTCGCTTAGTAGTAGGAGCAGATGGACCAAAATCCCCCATGCGTCAGGCTGCGGGAATAGCGACTAGGGGTTGGAAATATTGGCAATCTTGTGTAACTTTTATAATTAGGCACGAAGCATCAGAAAATAATGTTGCTTTTGAACGCTTTTGGGCCACAGGTCCGATGGGCATTTTACCTCTACCGGGTAATCGTTGCCAAATTGTCTGGACTTTACCTCATGCAGAAGCGGAAGCGGTACAACAGTTAGATGAGGAAAAGTTTATGGCTAGGTTAAAGAGACATCTACCGGATTGCTTGGGTAAATGTGAATTAATTGGCGATCGCTCAGTTTTTCCAGTGCAATTGATGCAGAGTCAATCCTACGTTCGACCTCGATTGGCCTTAGTTGGAGATGCAGCGCACTGTTGTCATCCCGTAGGTGGCCAGGGGTTGAACTTGGGTATACGAGATGCTGCGGCTTTAGCAGAGGTAATCTACAAAGCCTATCAACAAGGTGCGGATATTGGCAGTATATCTGTACTAAAAAAATATGAAAGTTGGCGAAAATTGGAAAATTTAACAATATTAGGCTTTACTGACGCCCTAGATCGCTTGTTTTCTAACGAATGGTTACCTGTAGTTATTTTACGTCGTCTCGGTCTAGTGATGATCACCCATATTCAATTGTTCAAAGTTGAAGCTTTAAAACTGATGACGGGGTTAAAGGGTAAAGCACCAGCTTTGGAGCGATCGCTTTAAGATTACGTTACAATGAGCAACAAATCTTTAAGATTTTCTCAGGAATTTGCACGAAAATTGCACAAAGAGTTTGATTGAATAACAATTAAGTCTAGAAATCATCTTATCTCCTAGCTGGTACGTGGAGGCTCTTAAACAGATTAGAGCCAATCAGG comes from the Gloeocapsa sp. PCC 73106 genome and includes:
- a CDS encoding FAD-dependent hydroxylase — translated: MKSNCIVDYDLAIVGGGIVGVTLACALKNSGLSIVIIEAQPLEVAMTRQRAYALSLLSERIFSEIGVWEGIFPNIANFSQIKLSDADYQKTVKFNTSDLKTEYLGYVAEHGQLLGKLQTFVEDCAQIHWLSPAKVVEVEYQDSQANLSIKMGEEIRYLRTRLVVGADGPKSPMRQAAGIATRGWKYWQSCVTFIIRHEASENNVAFERFWATGPMGILPLPGNRCQIVWTLPHAEAEAVQQLDEEKFMARLKRHLPDCLGKCELIGDRSVFPVQLMQSQSYVRPRLALVGDAAHCCHPVGGQGLNLGIRDAAALAEVIYKAYQQGADIGSISVLKKYESWRKLENLTILGFTDALDRLFSNEWLPVVILRRLGLVMITHIQLFKVEALKLMTGLKGKAPALERSL